One Cynocephalus volans isolate mCynVol1 chromosome 7, mCynVol1.pri, whole genome shotgun sequence genomic region harbors:
- the SHISA2 gene encoding protein shisa-2 homolog, with translation MWGGRRSSAAASRNAASLLRLLLAALLAAGARASGEYCHDWLDAQGVWRIGFQCPERFDGGDATICCGSCALRYCCASAEARLDQGGCDNDRQQGAGEPGRADKDGPDGSAVPIYVPFLIVGSVFVAFIILGSLVAACCCRCLWPKQEPQQSRAPGGNCLMETIPMIPSASTSRGSSSRQSSTAASSSSSANSGARAPPTRSQTNCCLPEGTMNNVYVNMPTNFSVLNCQQATQIVPHQGQYLHPPYVGYTVQHDSVPMTPVPPFIDGLQPGYRQIQSPFPHTNSEQKMYPAVTV, from the exons ATGTGGGGCGGACGCCGTTCGTCCGCCGCCGCCTCCCGGAACGCCGCTTCGCTCCTGCGGCTGCTGCTGGCCGCGCTGCTGGCGGCGGGGGCGCGGGCCAGCGGCGAGTACTGCCACGACTGGCTGGACGCGCAGGGCGTCTGGCGCATCGGCTTCCAGTGCCCCGAGCGCTTCGACGGCGGCGACGCCACCATCTGCTGCGGCAGCTGCGCGCTGCGCTACTGCTGCGCCAGCGCCGAGGCGCGCCTGGACCAGGGCGGCTGCGACAACGATCGCCAGCAGGGCGCCGGCGAGCCTGGCCGGGCGGACAAAGACGGCCCCGACGGCTCGGCAG TCCCCATCTACGTGCCGTTCCTCATCGTTGGCTCCGTGTTTGTCGCCTTTATCATCTTGGGGTCCCTTGTGGCGGCCTGTTGCTGCAGATGTCTCTGGCCCAAGCAGGAGCCCCAGCAGAGCCGAGCCCCGGGGGGCAACTGCTTGATGGAGACCATCCCCATGATccccagtgccagcacctcccgGGGGTCATCTTCCCGCCAGTCCAGCACAGCTGCCAGCTCCAGTTCCAGTGCTAACTCAGGGGCCCGGGCACCCCCAACAAGGTCACAGACCAACTGTTGTTTGCCCGAGGGGACCATGAACAACGTGTATGTGAATATGCCCACGAATTTCTCTGTGCTGAACTGTCAGCAGGCCACCCAAATTGTGCCGCATCAAGGGCAGTACCTACATCCCCCTTACGTGGGGTACACGGTACAGCACGATTCTGTGCCCATGACGCCTGTTCCCCCTTTCATAGACGGCTTGCAGCCTGGCTATAGGCAGATTCAGTCCCCCTTCCCCCACACGAACAGTGAACAGAAGATGTACCCAGCGGTGACTGTATAA